From one Thermodesulfobacteriota bacterium genomic stretch:
- a CDS encoding dodecin family protein, whose protein sequence is MSESVYKIIDLVGSSPNSWEEAAKNAVETAGKSLRDLRVAEIEKLDMKVEDGKVTAFRAKVQLSFKYVTE, encoded by the coding sequence ATGAGCGAAAGTGTATATAAAATCATCGATCTGGTTGGAAGCAGCCCCAATTCATGGGAAGAAGCGGCAAAAAACGCAGTAGAGACAGCGGGGAAAAGCCTCCGGGATTTAAGGGTCGCAGAGATTGAAAAACTGGATATGAAAGTAGAAGATGGCAAAGTGACAGCCTTTCGCGCAAAAGTGCAGCTTTCATTTAAATACGTAACGGAATAA
- a CDS encoding cyclopropane-fatty-acyl-phospholipid synthase family protein: MKTTFKKIAEMMHHSCPDECFAIDFWDGDKISFGETPCVTLRLKDEGCVKRIIKSGYCGFGESYMDKAIEIKGDLLKLFYMGFSINFDESRLSLVEKLRFFIISLLNRDTLRRVPKNISHHYDLGNEFYTLFLDNTMTYSCAYFNKKDDSLNQAQLNKYEHISRKLLLKPGESLLDIGCGWGGMLIYAAQNYGINGVGITLSKNQHEYANQKIEELGLKDQIKVIYKDYRQLSGKFDKIISIGMFEHVGKKFIPIFIKKVSDLLKSEGLGLLHTIGKDTPSPGDPWTLKYIFPGGYIPCLSEIVQEMGKTGFSILDVENLRQHYAKTLEHWTENYEKNVEKVREMFDESFVRRWRLFLNGSIAGFRYGNTRLFQVLFSNGLNNELPPTRAHVYREI, encoded by the coding sequence ATGAAAACAACATTTAAAAAAATTGCTGAAATGATGCATCATTCCTGTCCGGATGAATGTTTTGCCATAGACTTCTGGGACGGGGATAAAATCTCTTTTGGAGAGACCCCTTGTGTTACACTGCGTTTGAAAGACGAGGGATGTGTAAAAAGAATCATTAAGAGCGGCTATTGTGGGTTTGGAGAATCCTATATGGATAAAGCAATTGAAATAAAGGGAGATTTGCTGAAGCTTTTTTACATGGGATTTTCCATTAATTTTGATGAAAGCAGGCTCTCTTTGGTAGAGAAACTGAGGTTTTTTATCATTTCACTGCTAAATCGTGACACACTTCGTCGCGTACCGAAAAATATTTCTCATCATTATGACCTGGGTAATGAATTCTATACCCTCTTTCTCGATAACACCATGACTTATTCCTGCGCTTATTTTAATAAAAAGGACGATTCTCTTAACCAGGCACAACTCAATAAATATGAACATATTTCACGCAAGCTTTTGCTTAAACCGGGTGAATCTCTTCTGGACATCGGATGCGGCTGGGGAGGGATGCTGATCTATGCTGCTCAAAACTACGGAATAAACGGTGTTGGAATCACCCTTTCAAAAAATCAGCATGAATATGCCAATCAAAAAATCGAGGAGTTGGGACTTAAGGATCAAATAAAGGTCATATACAAGGACTATCGGCAGTTAAGCGGAAAATTTGATAAAATTATTTCCATCGGCATGTTTGAACATGTGGGGAAAAAATTCATTCCGATTTTTATAAAAAAGGTATCGGATTTGTTAAAAAGTGAAGGGCTGGGTCTGTTGCATACCATTGGAAAAGACACACCGTCTCCGGGTGATCCCTGGACATTAAAATATATCTTTCCCGGTGGATATATTCCTTGTTTGAGTGAAATTGTACAGGAAATGGGAAAAACCGGCTTTTCCATTCTCGATGTGGAAAATCTGCGCCAACACTATGCAAAAACACTAGAGCACTGGACAGAGAACTATGAGAAAAATGTCGAAAAGGTCCGAGAAATGTTTGATGAATCTTTTGTGAGGCGGTGGCGTCTGTTTTTAAACGGATCAATTGCGGGATTCAGATATGGGAATACCCGCCTGTTTCAAGTTCTTTTCTCCAATGGACTAAATAATGAACTGCCACCGACACGAGCCCACGTTTATCGTGAAATATAA
- a CDS encoding glycosyltransferase, with product MKKIDNQNPTVSVIIPTYNRGWILKEAIDSVLSQHFDNIELIVVDDGSTDNTMDILDAYARDIIVLRQDNRGVSAARNAGISCASGQLIAFLDSDDLWLSGKVSSQVDFFHSNPAALICQTEELWLRNGKRVNPKKRHQKFSGMIFKHCLPLCIVSPSAVMMRKRIFDKTGMFDESLPACEDYDLWLRISRKYPVFLIDTPLIVKRGGHGDQLSKTPQLDKYRIRSLKKIIQSGQLSKDQRIDAVKMLKEKCQIYAKGCWKRGRNEESRYYFDLAQAFTPNGKK from the coding sequence ATGAAGAAAATTGATAATCAAAACCCCACTGTCAGTGTCATTATCCCAACGTACAACAGGGGCTGGATACTTAAAGAGGCCATTGATTCCGTCTTGTCACAGCACTTTGACAATATTGAACTGATTGTGGTGGATGACGGGTCCACGGATAACACCATGGATATCCTTGATGCATATGCCCGGGATATCATCGTGCTCAGGCAGGACAACCGCGGAGTAAGTGCGGCCAGAAATGCGGGGATATCTTGCGCATCCGGGCAGTTGATTGCTTTCCTTGACTCGGATGACCTTTGGTTATCGGGGAAAGTGTCCAGCCAGGTTGATTTTTTCCACTCAAATCCCGCTGCTTTGATATGCCAGACCGAAGAGCTGTGGCTCCGAAACGGCAAGAGGGTAAATCCCAAGAAACGCCACCAAAAATTTTCCGGAATGATTTTTAAACACTGTTTGCCCCTTTGCATCGTGAGTCCTTCTGCGGTCATGATGAGAAAAAGAATTTTTGATAAAACAGGGATGTTTGATGAAAGCCTTCCTGCATGTGAAGATTACGATTTGTGGCTTAGGATAAGCCGGAAATACCCTGTTTTTTTAATAGACACCCCGCTTATAGTTAAAAGGGGTGGTCATGGGGACCAACTGTCAAAAACACCGCAACTTGATAAATACCGGATACGTTCACTGAAAAAAATAATTCAAAGCGGACAGCTTTCAAAGGATCAGCGCATCGATGCAGTGAAAATGCTAAAAGAAAAATGCCAAATATATGCCAAGGGGTGTTGGAAAAGAGGACGCAACGAGGAGTCAAGATACTATTTTGACCTGGCGCAAGCATTTACACCAAATGGCAAAAAATAA
- a CDS encoding TRAP transporter permease, giving the protein MSNNEMIEKDDGLELARKMAEEEEGIGRKPRGPSKYVIPTIAVIWSFFQLSIASWLILDSTFIRAIHLGFALLIVFLNYPLFKKTHFGLKFLSTKTKIPIFDYLIAILAAFSALYIAIDYAGMTTRYGSPILRDLIFGAILVILLLEASRRVIGPALPFIATVFILYSFFGPYMPDVIAFKGVSLNRFMGQMTMSTEGIYGIPLDVSATIVFLFVLFGAMLDKAGAGHYFIQLALALLGGFKGGPAKAAIVGSGLTGMVSGSSIANIVTTGTFTIPMMKKVGYPPTKAAAVEVAASTDGQLAPPIMGAAAFIIAEYVNVPYIEVVKAAAVPAFASYAALFYITHIEASKLGLRGLSRQELPLFFKTLISGIHFLIPLVMLLFELIVVRHSPELAAFNAIWVMAIIMFLQNPVKAYIKKEPIGPAFKQSVIDIFSAMATGARNMVSVALATAAAGIIVGVVALGLGGLITQIVETISGGNIYLMLIITAIASLVIGMGLPTTATYIVMASLTAPVIVHIGGAAGFIVPLMSAHLFCFYFGILADDTPPVGLAAYAAAAIAKSPPIPTGLQGFMYDIRTAILPFMFIFNSDLILHKITSWPQGILIFLMACLGNFAFASATQRWFVAKVKFYEIPLLLSVTVALMRPDAVSSWIGIPHDQRYWVYPIGLAIFGLIYLIQRPRIPKRGNVPAT; this is encoded by the coding sequence ATGAGTAATAATGAAATGATTGAAAAGGATGATGGTCTGGAGTTAGCAAGAAAGATGGCCGAGGAAGAAGAGGGTATCGGGCGAAAGCCCCGGGGACCTTCAAAGTATGTGATTCCCACCATTGCGGTAATCTGGAGCTTTTTTCAGCTGTCCATCGCCAGCTGGCTCATTCTCGATTCCACATTCATCAGGGCCATCCACCTCGGTTTCGCACTTCTTATTGTTTTTCTAAATTATCCCCTGTTTAAGAAAACACATTTCGGCCTTAAATTTCTGTCCACCAAAACAAAAATTCCCATATTCGATTATTTGATAGCGATCCTGGCGGCTTTCTCCGCCCTTTACATTGCCATCGATTATGCAGGCATGACCACCCGTTATGGCTCACCCATACTAAGGGATCTTATTTTTGGAGCCATTCTGGTGATCCTTTTGCTGGAAGCATCCCGCCGGGTGATCGGGCCGGCCCTGCCTTTTATTGCAACGGTTTTTATCCTGTATTCGTTTTTCGGTCCTTATATGCCCGATGTGATCGCATTCAAAGGGGTTTCGCTCAACCGGTTCATGGGGCAGATGACCATGTCCACCGAGGGAATTTACGGTATCCCCCTGGACGTTTCTGCGACCATTGTGTTTCTGTTCGTGCTTTTCGGAGCGATGCTGGACAAGGCCGGCGCAGGCCATTATTTTATCCAGCTTGCCCTGGCCCTTTTGGGTGGGTTTAAAGGCGGACCCGCCAAGGCAGCCATTGTGGGCAGCGGTTTGACCGGAATGGTATCCGGGTCCAGTATCGCAAATATAGTCACCACCGGGACATTTACCATACCGATGATGAAAAAGGTGGGGTATCCACCCACCAAGGCGGCGGCGGTTGAAGTTGCAGCAAGCACCGACGGCCAGCTTGCCCCGCCTATTATGGGTGCGGCGGCATTTATAATCGCTGAATATGTAAATGTGCCGTATATTGAAGTCGTCAAGGCAGCCGCAGTCCCTGCCTTTGCCTCATATGCAGCCCTTTTTTATATCACCCACATAGAGGCATCCAAGCTCGGATTGAGGGGTTTATCCCGCCAAGAGCTTCCTCTTTTCTTCAAAACATTAATCAGTGGCATTCATTTTCTCATACCGCTGGTCATGCTCCTGTTTGAGTTGATTGTGGTCAGACACTCACCGGAGCTGGCCGCTTTTAACGCCATATGGGTGATGGCAATTATCATGTTTTTACAGAACCCGGTAAAGGCATACATTAAAAAAGAACCGATCGGGCCTGCGTTCAAGCAAAGTGTAATTGATATTTTTTCCGCCATGGCTACCGGCGCAAGAAATATGGTATCTGTGGCCCTGGCCACTGCCGCGGCCGGAATAATAGTGGGGGTGGTGGCACTGGGTCTTGGCGGTCTTATTACCCAGATCGTTGAAACCATATCCGGGGGCAATATCTACCTGATGCTCATCATCACCGCAATTGCAAGCCTGGTGATAGGAATGGGACTTCCCACCACGGCCACTTACATCGTTATGGCATCTTTGACGGCACCGGTTATCGTTCATATCGGTGGTGCCGCAGGCTTTATTGTTCCGCTGATGTCCGCCCATCTGTTTTGTTTTTACTTCGGAATTCTGGCGGATGACACCCCACCGGTGGGATTGGCCGCATACGCGGCAGCTGCCATTGCCAAGTCTCCACCGATTCCCACCGGCTTGCAGGGCTTTATGTATGATATCCGTACGGCAATTTTGCCCTTTATGTTTATTTTTAACAGCGATCTGATACTTCATAAAATTACCAGCTGGCCCCAGGGGATTCTTATTTTTCTGATGGCATGTTTGGGGAACTTTGCTTTTGCTTCAGCGACCCAGAGGTGGTTTGTGGCAAAGGTTAAGTTCTATGAGATCCCGTTGCTTTTATCTGTAACTGTGGCCCTTATGCGTCCGGATGCGGTCTCGAGTTGGATTGGTATCCCCCATGACCAGCGTTACTGGGTATATCCCATCGGTCTTGCTATTTTCGGGCTGATATACCTGATACAAAGACCGCGAATTCCCAAACGGGGTAATGTTCCGGCAACCTGA
- a CDS encoding DUF1566 domain-containing protein, with protein sequence MSQRISSAIIFIVAMSLFLLAAPALAGDRFTDNGDGTVTDHQLGVMWAKTDNHGDINWKQAEKWVKYTFPLTLEKKYDNWRLPTLKELESLSIKDKKYRGYETACGQWVKIVPEIRLTCGWIWTSEVSEIGPTASIFNFDNVYHYTVRKAHKRAYRALPVRDLK encoded by the coding sequence ATGTCCCAAAGGATATCATCAGCAATCATTTTTATAGTTGCCATGTCACTGTTCCTTCTTGCTGCTCCGGCTCTCGCCGGTGACCGTTTTACCGATAACGGGGATGGCACGGTTACGGATCATCAGCTGGGTGTCATGTGGGCCAAAACGGATAATCACGGCGATATTAATTGGAAGCAGGCGGAAAAATGGGTAAAATACACTTTTCCGCTCACCCTTGAAAAGAAGTATGACAACTGGCGCCTTCCGACTCTAAAGGAGCTGGAAAGTCTCAGCATTAAAGATAAAAAATATCGGGGTTATGAGACTGCCTGTGGCCAGTGGGTTAAAATAGTGCCTGAGATACGACTTACCTGTGGATGGATCTGGACGTCGGAGGTCAGTGAAATCGGGCCAACCGCCAGTATTTTCAACTTTGACAACGTTTATCACTATACGGTTAGAAAAGCCCACAAGCGCGCTTACCGCGCTCTACCGGTGCGTGATCTTAAATAA
- a CDS encoding RNA polymerase sigma factor yields the protein MSPRIQQKCRPLTDGIAPPWIPLVKRAKAGSRSAFTELVGLFEDDIFKMIFYRLRTQMDTEDITQDVFLQAFSKLSGLKKAERFKSWLFSIAINRIRDFNRKKHFRSLFKMTGTSNEIITDTPINHQTEPINELMRQDFWKQIGLILDQLPPMEREVFLLRFMDHLSIKEISQALKKSESTVKTHLYRALVKFRNNSKTLHILKEELA from the coding sequence ATGTCTCCGAGGATTCAACAAAAATGCCGCCCCCTTACCGATGGAATCGCTCCCCCGTGGATCCCTCTGGTAAAGAGGGCCAAAGCCGGTAGCCGAAGCGCATTTACCGAACTTGTGGGCCTGTTTGAAGACGATATATTTAAAATGATTTTCTACCGCCTACGAACGCAAATGGATACGGAAGATATCACTCAGGACGTTTTCCTGCAGGCTTTTAGTAAATTGTCTGGCCTTAAAAAGGCTGAGCGGTTTAAAAGCTGGCTTTTTTCCATTGCGATCAACCGGATCAGGGATTTTAATCGTAAAAAACATTTCCGGTCGCTTTTTAAAATGACCGGCACCAGCAATGAAATAATAACAGACACACCAATAAACCACCAAACTGAACCGATCAACGAACTGATGAGGCAGGATTTCTGGAAACAGATCGGCCTGATTTTAGATCAGCTGCCACCCATGGAAAGGGAAGTCTTTCTGCTTAGATTTATGGACCATCTCAGCATAAAAGAAATTTCCCAGGCTTTAAAAAAAAGTGAGAGTACAGTAAAAACACATCTGTACCGTGCGCTGGTGAAATTTCGCAACAATTCGAAAACATTACATATACTTAAGGAAGAATTGGCATGA
- a CDS encoding periplasmic heavy metal sensor, translating to MLRKVFYVALLFVFLISPATVTAKNTGLGKWWHRPQASEKLNLSKEEINKLDEQFVDSRRKLIKLESALRSEQFELDNLLENEHLDEKATVKQFARLQQARTDLANEQFRFLLEIRKILGLDRFRQLKQYKQLRRQKIRKELGSRRDRPKKRSSFD from the coding sequence ATGTTAAGAAAGGTTTTTTATGTAGCCCTATTGTTTGTTTTCCTTATTTCACCTGCCACAGTCACCGCAAAAAATACAGGTTTAGGGAAATGGTGGCACCGCCCGCAGGCATCTGAAAAACTCAACCTGAGCAAAGAAGAAATAAACAAGCTGGACGAACAATTTGTTGACAGCCGGCGAAAGCTCATAAAGCTTGAAAGTGCATTGAGGAGCGAACAGTTTGAACTCGACAATCTGCTGGAAAACGAGCACCTCGACGAAAAAGCAACTGTCAAACAGTTTGCCAGATTGCAGCAAGCGCGAACCGATCTGGCCAATGAACAGTTTAGATTTTTACTTGAGATAAGAAAGATTTTGGGTCTGGACCGTTTCCGACAACTGAAACAATACAAACAATTGCGACGTCAGAAGATACGTAAAGAGCTGGGATCTAGGCGGGATCGTCCTAAGAAAAGGTCCAGCTTCGATTAA
- a CDS encoding universal stress protein, which translates to MDGINNILVALGFSEYAEGLFDYSAKLAKSLDAQLIVANVINSRDVEAVASVASMGYEVDGDNYVSTLKEERKTILQEMQNKSALKGENLKAIFRVGNPIDELLKIIIEEKIDMVVMGIKGRTDLESVFIGSVAEKMFRRCPVTCISYRDEKNAERLRKRIHLK; encoded by the coding sequence ATGGATGGTATAAATAACATACTGGTGGCTTTGGGTTTTTCAGAATATGCTGAAGGTCTATTCGATTATTCGGCGAAACTGGCAAAAAGTCTGGATGCACAACTCATTGTGGCAAATGTGATAAACTCACGGGATGTTGAAGCAGTGGCCTCGGTGGCATCAATGGGTTATGAAGTGGATGGCGATAATTATGTGTCAACGCTTAAGGAAGAACGCAAAACTATTTTGCAAGAAATGCAAAACAAATCCGCCCTTAAAGGCGAAAACCTAAAGGCCATCTTTAGAGTCGGTAATCCCATTGATGAACTTTTAAAAATTATTATCGAAGAAAAAATCGATATGGTGGTTATGGGAATCAAAGGACGTACGGACCTGGAGAGTGTCTTCATCGGGTCGGTGGCAGAAAAAATGTTTCGTCGTTGCCCCGTGACCTGCATTTCTTACCGGGATGAAAAAAATGCCGAGCGGTTAAGAAAGCGTATTCATCTTAAATAG
- a CDS encoding TAXI family TRAP transporter solute-binding subunit has protein sequence MKKILILGVVLMFGFALVVGCGPSGEKQATEEAAAPKTTFITIGTGGITGVYYPTGGAIAKIVNKKKDVYGIRCTVESTGGSVFNVNAVMAGDLQFGVVQSDRQYQAINGLAEWKDKGKQEDLRAVFSIHPESITLVAAVDAGINDIADLKGKRVNIGNPGSGQRQNSIDALEAVGIDYKADMTAEGIKAAESASLLQDGRIDAFFYTVGHPSGSIKEATSGARKVRFASITGVDSLLAKYPYYAKAYIPVNLYPGAENTENVDTFGVKATFVTSAKVPDDVVYAVTKEVFDNFDAFKKLHPAYAVLTKEGMLEGLSAELHPGALKYYKEAGLK, from the coding sequence ATGAAAAAAATACTCATTTTGGGTGTGGTCCTGATGTTCGGATTTGCGCTTGTTGTCGGGTGTGGGCCTTCAGGTGAAAAACAGGCAACAGAAGAGGCGGCAGCACCAAAAACCACTTTTATAACCATAGGTACCGGCGGGATTACCGGCGTTTATTATCCCACTGGCGGTGCCATTGCCAAGATTGTGAACAAGAAAAAAGATGTGTACGGGATTCGTTGTACGGTGGAATCTACCGGCGGATCGGTCTTTAATGTAAACGCAGTTATGGCGGGCGATCTCCAGTTTGGTGTGGTGCAGTCGGACAGGCAGTATCAGGCCATTAACGGTCTCGCGGAGTGGAAAGACAAAGGCAAGCAGGAAGACTTAAGGGCGGTATTCAGCATCCATCCGGAGTCCATCACCCTGGTGGCTGCGGTTGATGCCGGCATCAATGATATCGCCGACCTCAAAGGTAAAAGAGTAAATATCGGTAACCCGGGTTCAGGCCAGCGTCAGAACTCCATCGATGCCCTGGAAGCGGTTGGAATCGACTACAAGGCAGATATGACTGCCGAAGGAATTAAAGCTGCAGAATCGGCCAGCCTCCTCCAGGACGGTAGGATCGATGCATTCTTTTACACAGTGGGGCATCCCAGTGGGTCAATCAAGGAAGCAACCTCGGGCGCAAGGAAAGTACGCTTTGCCTCAATCACCGGTGTAGACAGCCTTCTGGCAAAATATCCTTACTATGCCAAGGCATACATTCCGGTTAATTTGTATCCCGGTGCTGAGAACACGGAAAATGTGGACACTTTCGGTGTGAAAGCGACTTTTGTCACCTCTGCCAAAGTGCCGGACGACGTGGTATATGCAGTGACCAAAGAGGTTTTTGACAACTTTGACGCTTTTAAAAAGCTGCATCCCGCTTATGCGGTGCTGACCAAAGAGGGTATGCTGGAAGGCCTTTCCGCAGAATTGCACCCTGGTGCATTGAAGTACTATAAGGAAGCCGGCCTTAAATAG